The following coding sequences lie in one Pseudomonas sp. SL4(2022) genomic window:
- the fliM gene encoding flagellar motor switch protein FliM: MAVQDLLSQDEIDALLHGVDDGLVETEDEAEPGSVKQYDLTSQDRIVRGRMPTLEMINERFARYTRISMFNLLRRSADVAVGGVQVMKFGEYVHSLYVPTSLNLVKMKPLRGTGLFILDAKLVFKLVDNFFGGDGRHAKIEGREFTPTELRVVRMVLDQAFIDLKEAWHAVMDINFEYVNSEVNPALANIVSPSEVIVVSTFHIELDGGGGDLHITMPYSMIEPIREMLDAGFQSDVDDQDERWIKALREDILGVSVPLGATVARRQLKLRDILHMQPGDVIPVELPENVVLCANGVPAFKVKLGAHKGNLALQVLEPIERQR; this comes from the coding sequence ATGGCAGTGCAAGACCTACTTTCCCAGGATGAGATTGATGCCCTGCTGCACGGCGTCGATGATGGCCTGGTAGAGACCGAGGACGAGGCCGAGCCGGGGAGTGTCAAGCAGTATGACTTGACCAGCCAGGACCGGATTGTCCGTGGGCGCATGCCGACGCTGGAAATGATTAACGAGCGTTTTGCCCGTTACACCCGCATCAGTATGTTTAACTTGCTGCGCCGCTCCGCAGACGTGGCGGTGGGCGGTGTACAGGTGATGAAGTTCGGTGAATACGTCCATTCGCTGTACGTGCCGACCAGCCTCAACCTGGTGAAGATGAAGCCGTTGCGTGGCACCGGGCTGTTCATCCTGGATGCCAAACTGGTGTTCAAGTTGGTGGACAACTTCTTTGGCGGTGATGGCCGTCACGCCAAGATCGAAGGGCGTGAGTTCACTCCAACCGAACTGCGCGTGGTGCGCATGGTGCTGGATCAGGCGTTTATCGATCTCAAGGAAGCCTGGCATGCGGTGATGGATATCAACTTCGAGTACGTCAACTCAGAAGTGAACCCAGCCCTGGCCAACATCGTCAGCCCCAGTGAAGTGATTGTGGTGTCGACTTTCCACATCGAACTGGATGGTGGTGGCGGCGACCTGCACATCACCATGCCGTATTCGATGATCGAGCCGATCCGCGAGATGCTCGACGCCGGCTTCCAGTCCGATGTCGACGACCAGGATGAGCGCTGGATCAAAGCGCTGCGTGAAGACATTCTGGGCGTCAGCGTGCCTCTGGGGGCAACTGTCGCCCGTCGCCAGCTCAAACTGCGTGACATCCTGCATATGCAGCCAGGTGACGTGATTCCGGTCGAACTGCCGGAAAACGTGGTGTTGTGTGCCAATGGCGTGCCGGCGTTCAAGGTCAAGCTGGGTGCGCACAAAGGCAATCTGGCGTTGCAGGTGCTTGAACCGATTGAGCGCCAGCGCTAA
- the fliN gene encoding flagellar motor switch protein FliN, which produces MADENENEATSPEEQALADEWAAALSEAGDAGQDDIDAMLAASDPVPAAPRAPMEEFNSAPKVNLPVNMDGPNLDVILDIPVSISMEVGNTDITIRNLLQLNQGSVIELDRLAGEPLDVLVNGTLIAHGEVVVVNEKFGIRLTDVISPSERIKKLR; this is translated from the coding sequence ATGGCAGACGAAAACGAAAACGAAGCCACTTCCCCCGAGGAACAGGCGCTTGCCGATGAGTGGGCGGCGGCATTGTCCGAGGCAGGCGACGCCGGCCAGGATGATATCGATGCCATGCTTGCCGCCAGTGATCCGGTGCCAGCGGCCCCACGTGCGCCGATGGAGGAGTTCAACAGCGCGCCCAAGGTGAACCTGCCGGTGAACATGGACGGCCCGAACCTGGATGTGATCCTGGATATTCCGGTGTCGATTTCCATGGAAGTGGGTAATACCGATATCACCATCCGCAACCTGCTGCAGCTTAACCAGGGGTCGGTGATCGAACTGGATCGTCTGGCAGGTGAACCGCTGGATGTTCTGGTCAATGGCACCCTGATCGCCCATGGCGAGGTGGTGGTGGTGAACGAGAAGTTTGGTATCCGCCTGACTGATGTGATCAGTCCCAGCGAACGCATCAAGAAGCTGCGTTGA
- the fliO gene encoding flagellar biosynthetic protein FliO: protein MRKALFLCLLAPSVVFAAEPVTQTTAPLVGSSMGGQVVQLLLGLLLVIGLIFLLAWVMRRVQQIVPRGGQVISVLATQPLGPRDRLVLVQVGGEQVLLGLTPGTITALHVLKEPVHLPDAQPASTEFAQRLMELLGKDQKDKS, encoded by the coding sequence ATGCGTAAAGCTCTCTTCCTCTGCTTGCTTGCACCATCAGTGGTGTTTGCAGCCGAACCCGTGACTCAAACCACCGCACCGCTCGTTGGTAGCAGTATGGGCGGGCAGGTGGTGCAGCTGCTGCTGGGGCTGTTACTGGTCATCGGACTGATTTTTCTGCTGGCCTGGGTCATGCGTCGGGTTCAGCAGATCGTGCCACGTGGCGGGCAAGTGATCAGCGTGCTGGCTACTCAGCCGCTTGGGCCGCGTGATCGCCTGGTGCTGGTGCAGGTGGGAGGCGAGCAGGTGCTGCTGGGGCTGACGCCAGGCACCATTACGGCCTTGCATGTGTTGAAAGAGCCTGTGCATTTGCCTGATGCGCAGCCGGCCTCGACCGAATTTGCCCAGCGCCTGATGGAGCTGTTGGGCAAGGATCAGAAGGACAAGTCTTGA
- the fliP gene encoding flagellar type III secretion system pore protein FliP (The bacterial flagellar biogenesis protein FliP forms a type III secretion system (T3SS)-type pore required for flagellar assembly.), whose protein sequence is MLRLLLVLLFSLGASLAFAADPPAVSTLIQSGSNPLSIPAITLSTDTEGQQEYSVSLQILLIMTALSFIPAFLMLMTSFTRIIIVFSILRQALGLQQTPSNQILVGLALFLTMFIMAPVFDQINRDALQPYLNEQLPAQEAILKAEVPIKNFMLAQTRESDLELFVRLSKRTDIASPEATPLTILIPAFVTSELKTAFQIGFMIFIPFLIIDMVVASILMAMGMMMLSPLIISLPFKIMLFVLIDGWALIMGTLAASFGGT, encoded by the coding sequence ATGCTGCGTTTGTTGCTGGTGTTGCTGTTCAGCCTGGGGGCATCGTTGGCGTTCGCAGCTGATCCGCCGGCTGTCAGCACGTTGATTCAATCGGGCAGTAATCCGCTGTCGATTCCGGCCATTACCCTGAGCACGGATACTGAGGGGCAACAGGAGTACTCCGTCAGCCTGCAGATCCTGCTGATCATGACGGCGTTGAGTTTCATTCCTGCGTTCCTCATGCTGATGACCAGCTTTACCCGAATCATCATCGTCTTCTCAATTCTGCGCCAGGCTCTGGGTCTGCAGCAGACCCCGTCGAATCAGATTCTGGTGGGGTTGGCGCTGTTTTTGACCATGTTCATCATGGCGCCGGTGTTTGATCAGATTAACCGCGATGCTTTGCAACCCTACCTGAACGAGCAACTACCCGCACAAGAGGCGATCCTCAAGGCGGAAGTGCCGATCAAGAATTTCATGCTGGCGCAGACCCGCGAGAGCGACCTGGAGCTGTTCGTGCGGCTGTCCAAACGTACCGATATCGCCAGCCCGGAAGCGACACCGTTGACCATTCTGATTCCGGCGTTTGTGACTTCGGAGCTGAAAACTGCTTTCCAGATCGGTTTCATGATTTTTATCCCATTCCTGATCATCGACATGGTGGTGGCCAGTATTCTGATGGCAATGGGCATGATGATGCTGTCGCCGCTGATCATTTCGTTGCCCTTCAAGATCATGCTGTTTGTGCTGATTGATGGCTGGGCGTTGATCATGGGCACCCTGGCCGCCAGCTTCGGAGGGACATAG
- the fliQ gene encoding flagellar biosynthesis protein FliQ, which translates to MTPEVAVDLVRDALWLTAMIVGILVVPSLIVGLLVAMFQAATQINEQTLSFLPRLLVILLVLIFAGPWLVRELMEYTENLIMNIPMLIG; encoded by the coding sequence ATGACCCCTGAAGTGGCTGTTGATCTGGTGCGTGATGCTTTATGGCTGACAGCCATGATTGTCGGCATTCTGGTGGTACCCAGTCTGATTGTTGGTTTGCTGGTGGCGATGTTTCAGGCGGCCACTCAAATCAACGAACAGACCTTGAGTTTTCTGCCGAGGCTGTTGGTCATTCTGTTGGTGCTGATTTTTGCCGGTCCCTGGCTGGTGCGTGAGCTGATGGAGTACACCGAGAATCTGATCATGAACATCCCGATGTTGATCGGCTGA
- the fliR gene encoding flagellar biosynthetic protein FliR, translating to MLELSNEQIGAWVGSFLLPLFRIAALLMFMPIIGTQLVTARVRLYLALAICLVIMPTLPPMPVVDAINLQAFIWIAQEILIGMMLGFVLQLFFQVFVIAGQIVAIQMGLGFASMIDPANGISVPVIGQVFMILVTLLFLAMNGHLVVFEVLTESFFTLPVGGGFLVENYWEIAHKLSWVLGAALLLVLPAITALLVVNLAFGVMTRAAPQLNIFSIGFPLTLVLGMVIVWIGMADILAQYQVFATEALQFLREMAGAR from the coding sequence ATGCTCGAATTAAGCAACGAGCAGATCGGGGCATGGGTCGGTAGCTTCTTGCTGCCACTGTTTCGTATCGCGGCGCTGCTGATGTTTATGCCAATTATCGGTACTCAGTTGGTTACTGCCAGGGTTCGTCTCTACCTGGCCTTGGCCATCTGTCTGGTGATCATGCCGACACTGCCGCCGATGCCGGTAGTGGATGCGATCAATCTGCAAGCCTTTATCTGGATTGCCCAGGAAATTCTGATTGGCATGATGCTGGGCTTTGTCCTGCAGTTGTTCTTTCAGGTATTCGTGATTGCCGGGCAGATTGTGGCGATCCAGATGGGGCTTGGTTTTGCCTCGATGATTGATCCTGCCAACGGGATTTCGGTGCCGGTGATCGGTCAGGTGTTCATGATTCTGGTGACCCTGTTGTTTCTTGCCATGAATGGTCATCTGGTGGTCTTCGAGGTGCTCACCGAGAGTTTCTTCACCTTGCCTGTCGGGGGTGGTTTTCTGGTGGAAAACTATTGGGAGATTGCCCACAAGCTGAGCTGGGTACTGGGCGCTGCGCTGCTGCTTGTGCTCCCTGCAATTACCGCGCTGCTGGTGGTCAATCTGGCGTTTGGGGTCATGACCCGCGCGGCACCGCAGCTGAATATCTTCTCCATCGGTTTTCCGCTCACGTTGGTACTCGGCATGGTAATCGTCTGGATTGGCATGGCCGATATCCTTGCGCAGTATCAGGTATTTGCCACTGAAGCCTTACAGTTTCTCCGGGAAATGGCGGGGGCGCGTTAA